One Papaver somniferum cultivar HN1 chromosome 10, ASM357369v1, whole genome shotgun sequence genomic window carries:
- the LOC113315794 gene encoding uncharacterized protein LOC113315794 yields the protein MSSFKALYGYDAPHLAFPPTITTSVAAIEEYLIHRKPMLDILKDSVSVAQARMKFFADQNRTERSFEMGDSLYLKLHPYRQVSVSLRKNFKLSAKYYGPFTVIAKVGNLAYKLQLPPEARVHPVFHVSQLKKKIGSSYVPSPTLL from the coding sequence ATGTCCTCATTTAAAGCCTTATATGGTTATGATGCTCCCCATTTGGCTTTTCCTCCTACCATCACTACTTCTGTGGCTGCTATTGAAGAGTATCTTATACACAGGAAACCTATGCTTGATATTCTTAAAGATTCCGTATCTGTTGCTCAAGCCAGAATGAAGTTTTTTGCAGACCAAAACAGAACTGAGAGATCCTTTGAAATGGGAGATTCATTATACCTGAAGTTGCATCCATACAGACAAGTATCTGTCTCCCTAAGGAAGAATTTCAAGCTTTCAGCTAAGTACTATGGTCCCTTTACTGTCATTGCTAAAGTAGGGAACTTAGCTTATAAGCTACAACTTCCACCAGAGGCCAGAGTACACCCTGTGTTCCATGTCTCCCAGCTTAAGAAAAAGATTGGTTCTTCTTATGTCCCTTCTCCAACattgttgtag